The Pseudomonas fulva 12-X sequence CGGGCGATGGCCGCACGCTGCTGCTGGCCACCGGAAAGCTGATTGGGGTAGACGTGGCGCTTGTCGGCGATGCCAACCTTGGCCAGCAGCGCCTCGGCGATCTCGCGGGCTTCGGCCTTGCTCTTGCCGAGCACGCGGCGTGGCGCTTCGGTGATGTTGTCCAGCACGGTCATGTGCGGCCAGAGGTTGAAGTTCTGGAACACGAAGCCGATTTCGCTGCGCAGGCGGTTGATCTGGCGGTTGTCGGCGGCGATCAGCTCGCCGTTCTTCTGCGCCTTGAGCTTGAGCTCTTCGCCGGCCACGAGGATCTGGCCCTGATGGGGATTTTCCAGCAGGTTGATGCAGCGCAGGAAGGTCGATTTACCCGAGCCGGACGAGCCGAGAATGGAGATCACGTCACCGTCGCGTGCCGTGAGGGAAATGCCTTTGAGCACTTCGAGGTCGCCATAGCGTTTGTGCAGATTGCGGATTTCCAGCGCGGGCGTGGCCTCAGCCATCAAGCAGTCCTCTTAATTCTTGTGCGGATGGAATCCGTGTTCGGCGGGGCTGTGGGCAGCAAACCTAGCATAGGCCCCAGGGGGCGCCAAGGTCGTTGCTGGCCCGTTGCCGTCACGGTCGCAGGGTTGTCGCATCATCGCAGGCTGTTGTCGCCACGCCGCAAAAACGCGGGCAAGCAGGCTGCAGAGTGAAAAAGACGCGCACCCTACTCATATCCGCCTCGCAATTCCAGTGCCAGCCAGCGATTTGGCCGATCCGGGGCCAAGCCTGTCAGTTGCCGAGCATGCTCTGCACCTTGTCTCGCAGGGCATCGAGCGAGAAGGGTTTGCCGATGATCGAGGTGCGGTTGGCCGGCTCGCTCTTGTCGATCTCGACGCTTTCGGCGTAACCGCTGGCGTACAGCACTTTCAGGTCGGGGCGCAGCTGGCGCGCCGCCACGGCCAGTTCCTGGCCGCTCATGCCGGGCAGGCCGATGTCGGTCATCAGCAGGTCGATGGGCTCGTCGCTACGCAGGATCTGCAACGCCTGCTGCGCTTCGCCCGCTTCGGTCACGCGGTAGTCGAGCTCTTCGAGCACTTCCACGGTAAGCATGCGCACCACGTCGGAATCTTCCACGAGCAGGATGCGCTGGCCGGCGGTCGATGCGCCTGGAGCTAGGTCTGACAACGGCGTTACCTCTGATAAAGGATGGTGAAACCGCGGAGCGTCCTGGCGGGCGGTTGGCCTGCCGACGCTGCATGTTTCGAAACCGCGTTGGCGGCGGGCCGTCTAGCATGGCACGAATCTGGTGCGTGGGTTGCATTTTGAGCATGCCGCCCGGCTGAAAAACGGGCATTCAATGGTTGCAGCGGATGACCGAGCACGCTTTTGCAATCCGGTGAAAAAATAAGTCGAACCCTTGGCACCTTGCCATGATCCAAGCGCGCGGACGACCAGATGCCGGCATTGGATTAACCGATGATGGCGCATTACCATCCGCCGTTCGCCATGTACCTCTACCTATAACAGCCCAACACGGCCAGCTAGGGATCTGCGATGCCTAACAGCACGATTGATGAGAACAGCTTCAAGCGAATTCTGCGGCGCAACGTCGCCCTGCCGCTTGGCGTGGGCGTGGTCAGCGCAGTGTTTTTCGTAACCCTGATCGGCTACCTGCTCAGCGTACTGGGCTGGGTGCAGCACACCGACCGGGTGCTCAACAACGCCAGTGAATCGCTGAAGCTGTCCATCGACCAGGAGACCGGCTTTCGCGGCTATCTGCTGTCCGGCGACGTGCGTTTCCTGCAGCCCTACGAGGTTGCCAAGCCGCGCATCCGCGCCGAGATGCAGACCCTCAACGAACTGGTGGCCGACAACCCGCTGCAGGTCGAGCGGCTGCGCAGCATCGCCGCCTTGCAGGACGAGTGGACCGCCTTCGCCCAGGGCGCCATCGCCGCCAAGCGCGACGGTGGCAACTTTCTCGACCCGGTACGTGACGGCCGCGGCAAGCAGCTGACCGATGCCATCCGCGACGAATACGGCGCCTTCATCGCCATGGAGCAGCGCCTGCGCGAGGAGCGCAACAACGCCGCCAGCAACACCGCGATCATCACCATCGCTCTGTTCCTGCTGTTTACCCTGCTGTTCAGCGGCGGCCTGGCGATTTTCGGGCGCCGTGAGCTGCTGCGCCTGACCGGTACCTACGGCGCCATCCTCAAGAAGCAGGAAGAGCACAACGAGCGCATGCAGGCCCAGGCCTGGCTGCGCAACGGCCAGAACCTGATGGCCGAGCGGCTGATCGGCCAGCAGGCGCTGCCGGTGCTGGGGCGCAACACCCTGGAGTTTCTGGCCAGCCACCTGGATGCCGCGGTGGGCGCTCTGTACGTGCGCGAGGAGCACGGCAACCTGCGCCGCGTGGCGACCTATGGCTTTTCCCGCGAGCACGAAAATACCGA is a genomic window containing:
- a CDS encoding ABC transporter ATP-binding protein, with protein sequence MAEATPALEIRNLHKRYGDLEVLKGISLTARDGDVISILGSSGSGKSTFLRCINLLENPHQGQILVAGEELKLKAQKNGELIAADNRQINRLRSEIGFVFQNFNLWPHMTVLDNITEAPRRVLGKSKAEAREIAEALLAKVGIADKRHVYPNQLSGGQQQRAAIARTLAMQPKVILFDEPTSALDPEMVQEVLTVIRALAEEGRTMLLVTHEMSFARQVSSQVVFLHQGVVEEQGTPDQVFDNPTSARCKQFMSSNR
- a CDS encoding response regulator, translating into MSDLAPGASTAGQRILLVEDSDVVRMLTVEVLEELDYRVTEAGEAQQALQILRSDEPIDLLMTDIGLPGMSGQELAVAARQLRPDLKVLYASGYAESVEIDKSEPANRTSIIGKPFSLDALRDKVQSMLGN